A DNA window from Aspergillus nidulans FGSC A4 chromosome I contains the following coding sequences:
- the sec17 gene encoding alpha-soluble NSF attachment protein SEC17 (transcript_id=CADANIAT00006723) gives MTADPRALLQKADKALQSASGGFSFFGGRTEKYENAADLYTQAANAFRIQKLNKEAGQAFEKAAAIQTQNLNEPGDAANTLQEAFKVYRKSDPEDAVRVLSTAIQHYVLNGNLRRAASQQQYLAEVYEQELGDIKNALEAYEKAAEWFDADNAEALANKHYLKAADLAALESDYYKAIEHYERIGRSSINNGLMKWSVKDYLLKAGLCHLATQDMVSANRALESYRDIDPTFASTREHQLLVDLIQTIEAHDQEAFADKLFQFDQLSKLDKWKTTILLRVKNGIEGPEEDDFA, from the exons ATGACCGCAGACCCCCGTGCCCTTCTTCAGAAA GCCGATAAAGCGCTTCAAAGTGCCTCCGgtggcttcagcttcttcggTGGCCGTACAGAGAAATATGAGAATGCAGCAGATCTATACACACAGGCTGCGAATGCGTTTCGAATTCAGAAACTGA ACAAAGAAGCCGGTCAAGCATTTGAAAAAGCCGCGGCCATTCAGACCCAAAATCTTAATGAGCCCGGTGACGCCGCCAATACCTTGCAAGAGGCATTCAAGGTCTACCGCAAGTCAGATCCCGAGGATGCCGTCCGTGTGCTTTCTACTGCTATCCAGCACTACGTGCTGAACGGGAACCTGCGTCGGGcggcttctcagcagcagtatctggCAGAAGTTTATGAGCAAGAATTAGGGGATATAAAGAACGCGCTGGAGGCTTATGAGAAGGCTGCGGAGTGGTTCGATGCTGATAATGCCGAGGC CCTCGCAAACAAGCATTACCTTAAAGCTGCCGATCTGGCCGCGCTGGAAAGTGATTACTACAAGGCTATTGAGCACTATGAGCGCATTGGCCGCTCGTCCATCAACAACGGTCTGATGAAATGGTCCGTCAAGGATTACCTTCTCAAGGCCGGGCTTTGCCACCTAGCTACTCAA GACATGGTCTCCGCCAACCGCGCGCTAGAGAGCTATCGCGACATTGATCCCACATTCGCCTCTACAAGAGAACACCAGCTTTTAGTAGACCTGATTCAAACCATTGAAGCGCACGACCAGGAAGCATTCGCCGATAAGCTCTTCCAGTTCGACCAGCTCAGCAAGCTAGACAAGTGGAAGACAACCATCTTGTTGCGAGTAAAAAACGGAATCGAAGGGCCCGAGGAAGATGATTTTGCTTGA
- a CDS encoding uncharacterized protein (transcript_id=CADANIAT00006719), which translates to MGKSPPFLYGPPDAFSFRGPTDPPFNPKAVTQASWTRPPPKKKQKGPLINFNRHPDSYCNLPDGRSRWTPMSPRTKSKVFYGRKIQLGLRILSLIGALGSLFCAIVIKNVAASIIWIIRVGPAVAILHTLYAVYHLCRSPVTRPPGSQASYMLFATTLDLGLVPFYTFAAYLGYKEYTTGTYNWQTLLSTDTGVITTIAKATFYLSVVNGGLHLISLGISAFLFNIFRQIAQLPPDLNPLEDNLTSRSHKRTKSEIAEKHASSSTLDSTNSVAQPLIGVPRTIPFTHTRVKSSEGNSLRPPVDMVKQRGNSQSSIPEMPFRYRANTLEEPYEIPLHDTDFEARPTSSIPSSTPLRQPSPEIPTRSQCVSPASDNTTSDNWVAFPSRSVSMNEDVDNGGAAPREPSSVYSRTGTPGSLNGVVDWMGLAQKYGWDIGETISEDLRGEYESLAMHEYYGNDDDSHNVPKNGLYDHDEMDEHDIGNHRIDIYQDHEDSDGEHGNTLRVNPLGLNPPTPQPMPDITETKPASGRMVLGDIPNLSPTPPKHKVPPLERPEKERFYNGADIHTVTDDDSKSAKKTKLYKRKSHKLNTYGPLQQQSEDTAEKDHEPRPATDLAITDRDRKGRVVSNSGADFGLRVGQGPNLSYGNYIAGLGVGRRRDVSGKMAEEGRGGIDSPNSKSTSGNGNANSTPRAAGWARFAGL; encoded by the exons ATGGGGAAGTCTCCTCCATTCCTTTACGGACCTCCTGATGCTTTCAGCTTCAGAGGGCCTACAGATCCTCCTTTCAATCCAAAAGCTGTGACGCAGGCGAGCTGGACTCGGCCTCCACccaaaaagaaacagaaaggCCCGCTGATCAACTTCAATCGACACCCAGACTCG TACTGTAACCTCCCCGATGGTCGGTCGCGATGGACTCCGATGAGCCCTAGGACAAAGTCAAAGGTCTTTTACGGTCGAAAGATACAACTGGGTCTACGAATTCTGTCGTTGATTGGGGCTCTCGGGTCGTTGTTTTGCGCTATTGTGATTAAGAATGTCGCGGCTTCAATAATATGGATCATCCGTGTAGGG CCCGCAGTAGCAATACTGCACACCCTCTACGCTGTTTACCACTTGTGCCGTTCCCCAGTTACCAGACCTCCGGGCTCACAAGCGAGCTATATGCTGTTCGCCACAACCTTGGATCTAGGGCTAGTGCCGTTTTATACCTTTGCCGCTTACTTAGGTTATAAGGAGTATACCACTGGCACCTACAATTGGCAAACACTTCTGAGCACGGATACGGGTGTCATCACGACAATCGCAAAGGCGACTTTTTATCTTAGTGTTGTCAATGGAGGGCTTCACTTGATTTCTCTTGGAATCTCCGCCTTCCTATTCAACATCTTCCGCCAAATTGCTCAGCTGCCCCCCGACCTTAACCCCCTAGAAGATAATCTGACGTCTCGTTCTCACAAGAGAACCAAATCAGAGATTGCTGAGAAGCATGCTAGCAGCTCTACTCTAGACTCAACAAACTCAGTTGCACAGCCTTTGATCGGCGTCCCTCGCACCATCCCATTCACACATACCAGGGTGAAGTCATCGGAAGGCAATTCGCTACGGCCGCCGGTTGATATGGTCAAGCAGAGAGGGAACTCACAGTCTTCTATCCCAGAGATGCCCTTCCGGTACCGCGCGAATACCCTCGAAGAACCTTACGAAATACCCCTGCATGACACGGACTTTGAGGCCCGTCCTACCTCTTCTATCCCGTCCAGTACTCCACTGCGCCAGCCGTCTCCTGAAATACCAACTCGCTCTCAATGCGTCAGCCCAGCCTCGGATAATACTACCTCGGACAACTGGGTTGCGTTCCCATCTCGCTCGGTTTCCATGAATGAGGACGTTGATAATGGCGGTGCAGCCCCACGTGAGCCGTCGTCTGTTTACAGCAGGACGGGCACACCTGGATCCTTAAATGGCGTCGTCGATTGGATGGGCCTCGCCCAAAAATACGGATGGGATATTGGCGAGACTATATCAGAAGACCTTCGCGGTGAATATGAGTCTCTAGCTATGCATGAGTACTACGGGAATGACGACGATAGCCACAATGTGCCCAAAAATGGTCTCTATGATCATGACGAGATGGACGAGCATGACATTGGGAACCATCGCATCGATATATATCAGGATCACGAGGACAGTGACGGAGAACATGGAAATACCCTCAGAGTCAATCCGCTGGGACTGAACCCTCCGACACCCCAGCCCATGCCCGATATCACTGAGACTAAACCGGCATCTGGCCGTATGGTTCTGGGCGATATCCCCAATTTGAGCCCGACTCCGCCAAAGCACAAGGTTCCCCCTCTTGAGCGCCCGGAGAAGGAACGCTTTTACAACGGAGCAGACATACACACTGTTACTGATGATGACTCAAAGAGTGCCAAGAAAACCAAGCTTTATAAGCGCAAGTCTCATAAACTCAACACCTACGgccctctccagcagcagagcgaAGATACTGCAGAGAAAGACCACGAACCCCGTCCGGCTACCGATCTTGCTATAACCGATAGAGATCGTAAAGGCCGTGTTGTCAGTAACTCAGGGGCTGACTTCGGTCTCCGCGTCGGCCAAGGGCCAAATTTGTCGTACGGAAACTACATTGCTGGTCTGGGTGTTGGGAGGAGACGAGACGTTAGCGGCAAAATGGCTGAGGAGGGCCGAGGCGGTATCGATAGCCCTAACTCCAAAAGCACGAGCGGAAACGGAAACGCCAACTCCACGCCTAGGGCCGCTGGATGGGCGAGATTTGCTGGGTTGTGA
- a CDS encoding Sec62 family protein translocation protein (transcript_id=CADANIAT00006721), whose translation MATPGQPTPQQLAAMQQQFAAEAAKRGLTPEEFAKQQREQLNAEAAKHGMTTEQYVTQLRMRAMAAQQKAAEVQRQLQANGQSQGPPRPGQPGQPGQPQTHTQQVPVNPNSPKDPKAIAVAQFLRSQNLKPRTCIMDGQRKDMFKVKRAIRALESPAYEKARKKNPLLPPVTDRASAENVFKLLPLSVLALRVSKVDPHAGHGHGKTKRVKGLWTVKIEQHQEADPMMHYVWLYEGPQWKQKAMAAAVVAGIFAVVLFPLWPIMLRQAVWYLSVGMMGLLGLFFAMAIFRLILFCITVFAVPPGLWLFPNLFEDVGFFDSFKPLWGWQETGKKKKKSKKAASSAAQTSNPQATESAPAATAETAPAATTTATESADAAGPVKRDLAPRVEEVEE comes from the exons ATGGCCACCCCCGGCCAGCCTACCCCCCAGCAGCTAGCCGctatgcagcagcagttcGCTGCTGAGGCGGCCAAACGAGGACTGACCCCCGAAGAGTTCGCTAAACAGCAACGTGAGCAGCTGAATGCCGAAGCTGCGAAGCACGGCATGACAACCGAGCAATATGTCACCCAGTTGAGAATGCGTGCAATGGCTGCTCAGCAGAAGGCCGCCGAGGTCCAGCGACAACTCCAGGCCaacggccagagccagggaCCCCCACGACCAGGACAGCCCGGCCAGCCTGGTCAACCGCAGACACACACGCAGCAGGTTCCTGTTAACCCAAACAGTCCCAAAGACCCCAAAGCGATCGCAGTCGCGCAATTCCTAAGATCGCAGAACTTGAAGCCGAGGACGTGCATTATGGATGGGCAAAGGAAGGACATGTTCAAGG TTAAACGTGCAATTCGTGCCCTCGAATCGCCTGCCTATGAGAAGGCCCGAAAGAAGAACCCTCTCCTACCGCCAGTAACAGACCGTGCTTCAGCTGAGAACGTATTCAAGCTCCTTCCTCTGTCggttcttgctcttcgagTCTCGAAGGTTGATCCccatgctggccatggtcatggaAAGACGAAGAGAGTGAAGGGGCTGTGGACTGTGAAGATCGAGCAGCACCAGGAAGCCGATCCGATGATGCACTACGTTTGGCTTTATGAGGGCCCGCAATGGAAGCAAAAGGCTATGGCTGCCGCCGTGGTGGCTGGTATCTTCGCAGTCGTGCTCTTTCCGCTTTGGCCCATAATGCTGAGGCAAGCTGTGTGGTATTTGAGTGTCGGCATGATGGGTCTGCTCGGTCTATTCTTCGCAATGGCCATTTTCCGTCTTATTCTCTTTTGTATCACCGTTTTCGCTGTACCTCCTGGTCTGTGGCTGTTTCCCAACCTGTTCGAAGATGTTGGTTTCTTTGACAGTTTCAAGCCATTATGGGGGTGGCAAGAG actggcaagaagaaaaagaagtcTAAGAAGGCTGCGAGTAGCGCAGCTCAAACGTCAAATCCTCAGGCTACAGAGTCTGCCCCTGCAGCAACCGCTGAGACCGCACCCGCAGCAACTACAACTGCGACAGAAAGTGCGGATGCAGCGGGTCCAGTCAAGCGTGATCTCGCGCCTCgtgttgaagaggttgaggagtGA
- a CDS encoding DUF726 domain protein (transcript_id=CADANIAT00006722) — protein MFHRATPRSLSLIPGLRIVRTRPRCYSSNSNDTDIPSILAKPTWSVRSLLPDHAAKPSPSVTPAELKHLLRLSALPQPSSPEEEEQILETLESQIHFVKEIQKVDTTGVEPLQAIRDESPEAMRENTIGLEQLREAMSKERVIGRNKRIQRIESARNERPDGDVWDGNALGYASKTKGNFFDFGSDAKGQLRDKADSKNDQDLTTILSRPQRADLTVLIAEITQHMRKSLDKTFKAPDAQQFATKHLIDLNDENDASTPDTQKPKDLNDKARIEYVPTAEDTKAEANILTQFDDWADSVLLRVGEVVNRASEEQNENEEAGFDLQYERPRSSYDDEDDNTWSRLSEVYHPIETALIHLPKPKRLLILHSLLLLMLSLEHYNANSRVLMLYAASSLGLGIKTLNQDEVKVSRGLLDAALQLPANSDAQAQGRESDPSRKWKVGIASVAGAVLIGVTGGLAAPFIAAGLGTVMGGLGLGATAAAGYLGAVAGSGVIVGGIFGAYGGRMTGRMMDKYAREVDDFAFLPIHGSRKHFNDEKEAAREDHRLRVTIGITGWLTEEDNFVVPWRVIGKDSEVFGLRWETKPLLDLGHAIDRLVTSAAWSAGRHVLTKTIFAGLISALTLPVGLMKVAGIADNPFSVAKSRADKAGEVLADALISKVQGERPVTLIGYSLGSRVIFSCLQTLSKRHAYGLIESAIFMGAPTPSDTPDWRRMRRVVSGRLVNVYSGNDSVLAFLYRTSSLQLGVAGLQAIENVPGVENLDVSDIINGHLRYQYLLGRILRTVGLECISAREVAREEAALKAKDYKQEQQRIQNERRAGIEGDTEEARRKLESGEIAAEEEAIPQPHPEARHAIPRRPLPVRSAQENKEKDQA, from the exons ATGTTCCATCGCGCAACTCCTCGCTCACTTTCCCTAATTCCCGGCCTACGGATTGTCCGCACTAGACCGCGATGTTACTCTTCTAACTCGAACGATACTGATATCCCGTCGATCCTAGCAAAGCCAACATGGTCTGTCCGCTCATTGCTTCCCGATCACGCCGCGAAACCGTCCCCCTCTGTCACCCCCGCGGAGCTCAAACATTTACTTCGCCTATCGGCTCTGCCTCAGCCATCGAGcccagaggaggaagaacagatACTCGAAACTCTCGAGTCCCAAATTCACTTCGTAAAAGAGATTCAGAAAGTAGACACCACGGGAGTTGAGCCTCTGCAGGCTATTCGGGATGAGAGCCCTGAGGCAATGAGAGAGAATACAATTGGATTGGAGCAGCTCAGGGAGGCTATGTCGAAGGAACGAGTGATCGGCCGCAACAAGAGAATCCAACGCATTGAATCAGCTAGAAATGAAAGGCCCGATGGGGATGTCTGGGATGGAAATGCGCTTGGCTATGCATCCAAGACAAAGGGAAATTTTTTT GACTTTGGGTCGGACGCTAAGGGGCAGCTGAGGGACAAGGCGGATTCAAAAAATGACCAAGACCTGACAACCATTCTCAGTCGGCCCCAGCGCGCAGACCTTACAGTTCTCATCGCTGAGATCACACAGCATATGAGGAAGTCTCTCGACAAGACTTTCAAGGCACCAGATGCACAGCAGTTCGCAACCAAACACCTAATTGACCTGAACGATGAGAATGATGCTTCAACCCCGGATACGCAGAAACCAAAAGACCTAAATGATAAAGCGCGCATAGAATATGTGCCTACCGCTGAAGACACAAAAGCTGAGGCCAATATCTTGACTCAATTTGACGATTGGGCAGACTCAGTACTTCTCCGAGTTGGCGAGGTTGTAAATCGGGCCTCTGAGGAGCAGAacgaaaacgaagaagcagGGTTCGATTTACAGTATGAACGACCCCGAAGCTCatatgatgatgaggacgataACACCTGGAGTCGACTTTCTGAGGTTTATCATCCAATTGAGACGGCGTTAATCCATCTTCCGAAGCCCAAGAGGTTACTGATCCTgcattctctgctgcttttgATGCTGAGTCTGGAACATTACAATGCCAACTCTCGAGTTCTCATGTTATATGCTGCTTCCAGCTTAGGCCTGGGCATCAAAACACTAAATCAAGATGAAGTCAAAGTTTCGAGAGGGCTACTAgatgctgctcttcaacttccTGCAAATTCGGACGCTCAAGCTCAAGGTAGAGAAAGCGACCCATCCAGAAAATGGAAAGTCGGTATTGCATCTGTTGCTGGAGCTGTTTTGATTGGCGTTACTGGAGGACTCGCGGCGCCCTTTATTGCGGCAGGGTTAGGAACGGTGATGGGAGGACTTGGCTTGGGGGCCACGGCTGCTGCAGGGTATCTTGGTGCCGTTGCTGGAAGCGGTGTCATTGTTGGCGGAATTTTTGGTGCTTACGGTGGGCGTATGACAGGACGCATGATGGATAAATATGCTCGTGAGGTGGATGATTTCGCCTTTTTGCCTATTCACGGATCTCGAAAGCATTTTAACgatgaaaaagaagcagccCGAGAggatcatcgtcttcgagTCACGATTGGTATCACCGGATGGCTCACCGAAGAGGACAACTTTGTCGTTCCTTGGCGAGTCATTGGTAAAGACTCTGAAGTATTTGGTCTTCGCTGGGAGACGAAACCTCTTTTAGATCTTGGGCATGCGATAGATCGTCTGGTCACCAGTGCCGCCTGGTCAGCCGGCCGTCACGTTCTGACCAAAACAATCTTTGCAGGCCTTATCAGTGCGCTAACCTTGCCCGTTGGGCTTATGAAAGTTGCCGGCATCGCTGACAACCCGTTCAGTGTGGCCAAATCTCGTGCAGACAAGGCCGGCGAAGTCCTTGCCGATGCGCTGATAAGCAAAGTACAAGGCGAAAGACCTGTCACGCTCATCGGTTACTCGTTAGGATCTCGAGTTATCTTCTCGTGTCTTCAAACTTTATCCAAAAGACACGCGTATGGGTTGATCGAGTCCGCAATTTTCATGGGAGCGCCAACGCCTTCCGATACACCAGACTGGCGCCGCATGCGGCGCGTTGTCAGCGGCCGGCTTGTCAATGTCTATTCAGGGAATGACTCTGTTTTGGCGTTCCTTTATAGGACAAGTAGTCTCCAGCTCGGCGTTGCAGGGCTACAAGCTATTGAGAACGTCCCTGGGGTCGAGAATCTTGACGTGAGCGACATCATCAACGGGCACCTCCGCTACCAGTATCTCCTTGGGCGAATACTCCGTACAGTTGGGTTGGAATGTATCAGTGCTCGGGAGGTGGCACGAGAAGAGGCAGCCTTGAAGGCAAAGGACTACAAGCAGGAACAACAACGGATCCAAAATGAGCGCCGCGCTGGAATTGAGGGGGACACTGAAGAGGCTCgcaggaagctggaaagCGGCGAGATCgctgctgaggaagaggctaTTCCACAGCCACACCCGGAGGCCCGCCATGCTATACCgcgtcgtcctcttcctgtgAGATCAGCTCAAGAGAATAAAGAGAAAGACCAAGCTTAA
- a CDS encoding Lectin C-type domain protein (transcript_id=CADANIAT00006720) has product MSLKFNPDDSLLNATWATVLLSERDVAGQVPINFVTTSAISLRAACFGDNKFARNAAERCISNLLAIGYRRFNIDLYWSTELRRWILCPVSIPKGLHVVTVSPDATSTATASVAQGTVTAELDSSDTLLYDLGSYKCSDNLDLQDLIDIFSDYFQYTNTNLVIYTRYLSLNLHVAADPTSAEESPSTVTGEQLPAVSERVGYILNDKLGSYIYGPSRLLEDRRNLNVSWYAVDESNKPITQYFTIEEGPEGIQTTPDGWPSANFIQLAADRRLLIEYGSVGSQLSDHDLSAENDVIFPPNYLTSSISVDAGDNGSLDSGCLYNPGTTDISKVNSSWAMSSHIPVPSKSSEESLRSISDLVVNLTACGMAFTLNDTLFGNTADEDPVPYRNLSLSSSWAWALGEPAAPSHDLDSAESDDTRCAVMDLSLAGQWRTANCSELYRAACRVDNEPFRWSLSSDPLTYRDAYDSACPSSTKFSVPRTGLENTYLLRHLLSLSHDLIDPSASDTLKTAVWIDFNSIDTETCWVTGGPIATCPYTADPDQLERRTVLVAAVAGIVICIIAALTLFVKCNANRRNSRRNRRVIQGWEYEGVPS; this is encoded by the exons ATGTCCCTGAAATTTAATCCGGATGATTCTCTTTTGAATGCTACCTGGGCTACCGTCCTTCTG AGCGAAAGAGATGTAGCCGGACAAGTCCCAATAAATTTCGTCACCACATCCGCTATCTCGCTGCGGGCAGCATGCTTTGGCGACAACAAGTTTGCCCGGAATGCAGCCGAGAGATGCATCTCCAATTTGCTGGCTATCGGCTACCGGCGCTTCAACATCGATCTATACTGGTCAACCGAGCTCCGTCGTTGGATCCTATGCCCTGTTTCGATTCCTAAGGGCCTGCATGTCGTGACCGTATCCCCGGACGCTACATCCACTGCTACTGCTTCGGTTGCACAAGGTACTGTCACAGCGGAGCTCGACTCGTCGGATACGCTGCTGTATGATCTTGGCTCGTATAAATGCTCGGATAACTTGGATCTGCAGGACTTGATAGATATCTTTAGTGATTACTTTCAGTATACCAACACAAATCTGGTGATATATACGAGATATCTGTCGCTCAATCtccatgttgctgctgatccCACTTCAGCCGAGGAGTCACCATCGACTGTCACGGGCGAACAGCTTCCGGCCGTATCAGAACGAGTCGGCTATATCCTGAATGATAAGCTTGGGTCATACATCTACGGCCCCTCCAGGCTTCTCGAGGACCGCCGTAACCTGAATGTTTCGTGGTATGCGGTAGATGAATCGAACAAACCAATTACTCAGTACTTCACCATTGAGGAGGGCCCGGAGGGTATACAAACCACGCCAGATGGATGGCCAAGCGCAAATTTCATACAGCTAGCAGCTGACCGACGGCTGCTTATTGAGTATGGCTCGGTTGGTTCGCAGCTGAGCGACCACGATCTCTCTGCAGAAAACGACGTTATATTTCCTCCCAACTACCTGACTTCATCTATATCGGTCGACGCAGGTGACAACGGGAGTCTGGATTCCGGGTGTCTATACAACCCAGGTACGACGGACATCTCAAAAGTCAACTCATCCTGGGCAATGTCTAGCCACATCCCCGTCCCCTCCAAGTCCAGCGAGGAGTCCCTCCGGTCCATCTCAGACCTGGTAGTAAACCTCACGGCATGTGGAATGGCCTTTACGCTTAACGATACCCTCTTCGGCAACACTGCGGACGAGGACCCGGTCCCGTACCGCAATCTCTCCCTGTCATCCTCTTGGGCATGGGCCCTGGGCGAACCCGCAGCCCCCTCCCACGACCTCGACTCTGCCGAATCCGATGACACTCGTTGCGCCGTAATGGACCTGTCCCTTGCTGGTCAATGGCGCACAGCTAACTGTTCCGAATTGTATCGCGCCGCGTGCCGCGTGGATAACGAGCCATTTCGGTGGTCTCTTTCGTCAGACCCTCTCACATACAGAGATGCCTACGACAGCGCCTGCCCTTCTTCCACAAAATTCTCTGTTCCTCGCACGGGCCTTGAAAACACATACCTACTCCGCCATCTACTTTCGTTATCACATGATCTAATCGACCCGTCGGCCTCAGACACCCTCAAAACCGCAGTCTGGATTGATTTTAACTCCATTGATACCGAAACTTGCTGGGTGACCGGCGGACCCATTGCAACTTGCCCGTATACCGCAGATCCGGACCAACTTGAGAGACGGACGGTCTtggttgctgctgtcgcggGTATAGTGATCTGCATTATTGCGGCGCTGACACTGTTCGTCAAATGTAATGCGAACCGGCGAAACTCGAGACGAAACAGAAGGGTTATTCAGGGATGGGAGTACGAAGGTGTACCTTCTTAA